In Silene latifolia isolate original U9 population chromosome X, ASM4854445v1, whole genome shotgun sequence, the following proteins share a genomic window:
- the LOC141619903 gene encoding uncharacterized protein LOC141619903 produces the protein MLLQLGWLDIDYAIRKDEPPKVTKESTKEAIDLYEKWEKSNRLSIMFIKTRMCASILGSVDQHTKVKDLIKAIDEQFATSDKALVSTLIMQFSSLRLTETKGVRDYIMRMRDIAAQLKTLEVTMSGTFLRRADC, from the exons ATGCTACTGCAGTTGGGATGGTTAGATATTGATTATGCTATTCGGAAAGACGAACCACCTAAAGTAACTAAAGAAAGCACTAAAGAAGCAATTGATCTTTATGAAAAGTGGGAGAAATCTAATCGTCTCTCCATTATGTTCATAAAGACCAGAATGTGTGCTAGTATTCTCGGTTCTGTCGATCAGCATACTAAAGTTAAAGATCTAATTAAGGCCATCGATGAGCAGTTTGCAACTTCTGATAAAGCTCTTGTTAGTACCTTAATAATGCAGTTTTCATCTTTGAGGCTCACCGAGACTAAAGGTGTGCGTGATTATATCATGCGCATGAGGGATATTGCAGCTCAACTTAAAACCTTGGAAGTTACCATGTCTGGCACTTTCCTT AGGAGGGCAGATTGTTAA
- the LOC141623890 gene encoding xyloglucan glycosyltransferase 4-like has protein sequence MSATAVTVKVDKPGAGKMKSSTVSKKQFTLFLRLKLQRIFNALKWLTMASKSKVGSIKKRVTTSRMSEEKGRSRGKLYRFIKACLLISIMGLIIEIIAHFNKWDLSLMNYYHPWEVSNLWQWCYMGWMSLRADYAAPLLTMLSKFCIVLFLIQSLDRLILCVGCFWIKFNKFKPQINDEASDVEDPTTFPMVLVQIPMCNEREVYEISIAAACELDWPRDKLLVQVLDDSDDENLQSLIKDEVQSWSEKGVNIIYRHRFIRTGYKAGNLRSAMSCDYVRDYEFVAIFDADFQPNADFLKLTVPHFKGNPELALVQARWTFVNKDENVLTRLQNINLCFHFEVEQQVNGWYLNFFGFNGTAGVWRIKALEDAGGWLDRTTVEDMDIAVRAHLNGWKFIYVNSVRALCELPESYEAYKKQQHRWHSGPMQLFRLCLPDIIKSKISIWKKANLIFLFFLLRKLILPFYSFTLFCIILPLTMFIPEAELPTWVICYVPIFMSLLNILPAPKSFPFLVPYLMFENTMSVTKFNAMVSGLFQLGSAYEWVVTKKTGRASESDLLAVFERETKAMNQEKIQRRSSESGLEMLGKLQKHESTTLGSKKRKRNSLYRKELALAFLLLTAAARSLLSKHGVHFYFLLFQGLSFLIVGLDLIGEEVS, from the exons ATGTCAGCAACTGCAGTAACAGTGAAAGTAGATAAGCCAGGAGCAGGAAAAATGAAATCATCAACAGTAAGCAAAAAGCAATTCACTCTGTTTTTACGCCTCAAATTACAAAGAATATTCAATGCCCTAAAATGGCTGACAATGGCTTCCAAGTCGAAAGTGGGGTCGATCAAGAAAAGGGTAACAACGTCTCGAATGAGTGAAGAAAAGGGTAGAAGCAGAGGAAAACTTTACAGATTTATCAAGGCTTGTTTGTTAATCTCAATAATGGGATTAATAATAGAAATAATTGCTCATTTTAATAAGTGGGATTTGAGCCTAATGAATTATTATCATCCATGGGAAGTCAGTAATCTATGGCAATGGTGTTATATGGGTTGGATGTCATTAAGGGCTGATTATGCAGCTCCATTGTTGACCATGCTTTCAAAGTTTTGCATTGTTCTGTTTCTAATACAGTCTTTGGATAGATTGATTCTTTGTGTTGGGTGTTTTTGGATCAAATTCAATAAGTTTAAGCCTCAGATTAATGATGAAGCTTCTGATGTTGAGGATCCCACTACTTTCCCTATGGTTCTTGTCCAAATTCCCATGTGCAATGAAAGAGAG GTATATGAAATCTCAATTGCCGCAGCCTGCGAGCTTGATTGGCCGAGAGATAAACTATTAGTCCAAGTCTTAGACGATTCAGATGATGAAAACTTACAGTCCCTCATCAAGGATGAAGTTCAGTCATGGAGTGAGAAAGGAGTCAACATTATCTATCGACACAGATTCATTAGAACTGGTTATAAAGCTGGTAATCTTAGATCAGCAATGTCCTGTGATTATGTCCGGGATTATGAATTTGTCGCAATTTTCGATGCTGATTTCCAGCCTAATGCAGATTTTCTGAAATTAACGGTCCCCCATTTTAAG GGCAACCCTGAGTTAGCATTAGTCCAAGCACGATGGACATTCGTGAACAAGGATGAAAATGTCCTAACAAGACTTCAAAACATCAACCTATGTTTCCATTTTGAAGTTGAACAACAAGTGAATGGTTGGTACCTAAACTTCTTTGGCTTCAATGGAACAGCTGGGGTTTGGAGGATCAAAGCGTTAGAGGACGCCGGAGGTTGGCTGGATAGAACAACAGTTGAAGACATGGATATTGCTGTTCGAGCTCATTTGAATGGTTGGAAATTCATCTATGTTAACAGCGTTAGAGCCCTTTGCGAGTTGCCTGAGTCCTATGAAGCTTACAAGAAACAACAACATCGGTGGCATTCTGGTCCAATGCAACTCTTCAGGCTATGTCTGCCCGATATTATCAAATCAAAG ATATCAATATGGAAGAAGGCTAACCTaatatttctattttttcttCTAAGAAAACTAATATTACCCTTCTATTCTTTCACATTGTTTTGTATAATACTTCCATTAACAATGTTTATCCCGGAAGCAGAGTTACCGACTTGGGTAATTTGCTATGTACCAATATTCATGTCATTATTGAACATTTTACCAGCCCCAAAATCCTTCCCTTTCTTAGTCCCTTACCTAATGTTTGAAAACACAATGTCAGTCACCAAATTTAATGCTATGGTATCTGGGCTATTCCAACTAGGCAGTGCCTATGAATGGGTAGTCACCAAAAAGACCGGTCGAGCATCCGAATCTGATCTACTGGCTGTTTTTGAGAGGGAAACCAAGGCTATGAATCAAGAGAAAATACAACGACGGTCATCGGAATCTGGCTTGGAAATGTTGGGTAAGTTACAAAAGCATGAGAGTACAACATTAGGAAGTAAGAAAAGGAAGAGGAATAGTTTATATAGGAAAGAGCTTGCACTTGCATTTCTGTTACTTACAGCAGCTGCAAGAAGTTTGTTATCAAAGCATGGGGTTCACTTTTATTTCTTGTTGTTCCAAGGCTTGTCTTTTCTCATTGTAGGGTTAGATCTCATTGGCGAAGAAGTTAGTTGA